In Thermotoga sp. Ku-13t, one genomic interval encodes:
- the rimM gene encoding ribosome maturation factor RimM (Essential for efficient processing of 16S rRNA), whose amino-acid sequence MSEYIVIGKITRTHGLFGNVKVFPTTNVGEVFTNLKQVFIKDDSRNGIYRVTVQRIKKVGKEYLLKIAGIDNVETAKKIVGLQLAIRIEDLPKLKANEYYFYQLLNVDVYDERGEMIGKVVDIIETGSNDVAVVKGKSGEILVPMIKECIVNFEPQKRLVVKLPEWM is encoded by the coding sequence GTGAGCGAGTACATCGTGATCGGTAAGATCACACGAACTCACGGTTTGTTCGGAAACGTCAAGGTTTTTCCCACGACCAACGTGGGGGAGGTCTTCACCAACCTGAAACAGGTCTTCATAAAGGATGATTCTCGAAATGGCATTTACAGAGTCACCGTGCAAAGGATCAAGAAAGTCGGTAAGGAGTACCTTTTGAAGATTGCAGGCATAGACAACGTTGAAACGGCGAAAAAGATCGTGGGTTTACAGCTCGCGATAAGGATCGAAGATCTGCCCAAACTCAAAGCGAACGAATACTACTTCTACCAGCTGCTGAACGTGGATGTGTACGACGAACGCGGTGAGATGATCGGCAAGGTGGTTGACATCATCGAGACAGGTTCGAACGACGTGGCAGTGGTGAAAGGAAAAAGCGGAGAGATTCTCGTTCCGATGATCAAAGAATGCATCGTGAATTTCGAACCGCAGAAAAGACTGGTCGTAAAACTTCCGGAGTGGATGTGA